From a region of the Streptacidiphilus albus JL83 genome:
- a CDS encoding carbohydrate-binding protein: MPGTVQAENYDTGGQGTAYSVTAVNGSGNSYRSDGVDLEATTDTGGGYDLGWTGAGQWFKYTVNAAAAGTYAVSLRLAAPTAVTDGLHIANAAGTNLSGPVTVPATGGYQDWTTVTASVTLTAGVQTLTLDQDNPGWNINYLTFANSDAPYGGTAAALPGTVQAENYDTGGQGTAYSVTAVNGSGNSYRSDGVDLEATTDTGGGYDLGWTGAGQWFNYTVNAATAGTYTVSLRLAAPTAVTDALHIANAAGTNLSGNINTPATGGYQTWTTVTTTVTLPAGQQTLRLDQDNPGWNINYLTFATSGSGGGTGYGGFPASFWGNTSSIPGASGAIEFDFLNATNGQYPDSEVYWDVNGVEESIAQSPYYTMTSCNSCRIYFYLGSPTSQYNDFIELNSSGTTINADTSRVDAFGLPLAIHLHNSDGSDTVVGEDDQVFSESRTALFQQFENSVPAPFQQLATVDAPYNIPAPGDVAAFQPGGANANYMVSYAASEGATETSQQVFGCQGGGSPSLSGDPSLCAGLNRCVAQFSTAVQNTPSDYYQNAPCNYYAAFWHSVAVNGLQYGFAYDDDNGQSSDFNTTDAQYVQVAIGW, from the coding sequence GTGCCGGGGACGGTGCAGGCGGAGAACTACGACACCGGCGGTCAGGGCACGGCCTACAGCGTCACCGCTGTCAACGGCTCCGGCAACAGCTACCGCTCCGACGGCGTGGACCTGGAGGCCACCACCGACACCGGCGGCGGCTACGACCTGGGCTGGACCGGAGCCGGACAGTGGTTCAAGTACACCGTCAACGCTGCGGCGGCGGGCACCTACGCGGTCAGCCTGCGGCTGGCGGCCCCGACGGCGGTGACCGACGGACTGCACATCGCCAACGCCGCCGGCACCAACCTCTCCGGTCCGGTGACGGTACCGGCGACCGGGGGCTACCAGGACTGGACCACGGTGACGGCCAGCGTGACCCTGACCGCCGGCGTCCAGACGCTGACGCTGGACCAGGACAACCCCGGCTGGAACATCAACTACCTCACCTTCGCCAACTCCGATGCCCCGTACGGCGGTACGGCGGCAGCGCTGCCGGGCACCGTGCAGGCAGAGAACTACGACACCGGCGGCCAGGGCACCGCCTACAGCGTCACCGCCGTCAACGGCTCCGGCAACAGCTACCGCTCCGACGGCGTCGACCTGGAGGCCACCACCGACACCGGCGGCGGCTACGACCTGGGCTGGACCGGAGCCGGACAGTGGTTCAACTACACCGTCAACGCCGCCACCGCAGGCACCTACACCGTCAGCCTGCGCCTGGCCGCACCCACCGCCGTCACCGACGCCCTCCACATCGCCAACGCCGCCGGAACCAACCTCAGCGGAAACATCAACACCCCCGCCACCGGCGGCTACCAGACCTGGACCACCGTCACCACCACCGTCACCCTGCCCGCCGGCCAACAAACCCTCAGACTCGACCAGGACAACCCCGGCTGGAACATCAACTACCTCACCTTCGCCACCTCCGGCAGCGGCGGAGGTACCGGCTACGGCGGCTTCCCGGCGTCCTTCTGGGGCAACACCAGCAGCATCCCGGGCGCTTCGGGCGCCATCGAGTTCGACTTCCTCAACGCGACCAACGGGCAGTACCCCGACAGCGAGGTCTACTGGGACGTCAACGGCGTCGAGGAGTCGATCGCGCAGTCGCCGTACTACACCATGACCTCGTGCAACTCCTGCCGGATCTACTTCTACCTCGGCTCGCCCACCAGCCAGTACAACGACTTCATCGAGCTCAACTCCAGTGGCACCACGATCAACGCCGACACCTCCCGGGTCGACGCCTTCGGTCTGCCGCTGGCCATCCACCTGCACAACTCCGACGGCTCCGACACCGTCGTGGGCGAGGACGACCAGGTGTTCTCCGAGAGCAGGACGGCTCTCTTCCAGCAGTTCGAGAACTCCGTGCCCGCGCCGTTCCAGCAGCTCGCCACTGTCGACGCGCCCTACAACATCCCCGCACCCGGTGACGTCGCGGCCTTCCAGCCCGGTGGGGCGAACGCCAACTACATGGTCTCCTACGCGGCCTCGGAGGGCGCCACCGAGACCAGCCAGCAGGTCTTCGGATGCCAGGGCGGCGGAAGCCCGAGCCTCAGCGGTGACCCGAGCCTGTGCGCCGGCCTCAACCGCTGTGTGGCGCAGTTCTCCACGGCGGTGCAGAACACACCGTCGGACTACTACCAGAACGCGCCCTGCAACTACTACGCCGCGTTCTGGCACTCGGTCGCCGTCAACGGCCTGCAGTACGGCTTCGCCTACGACGACGACAACGGTCAGTCCTCCGACTTCAACACCACCGACGCACAGTACGTCCAGGTGGCCATCGGCTGGTGA
- a CDS encoding ABC-F family ATP-binding cassette domain-containing protein has protein sequence MTATLVAKDLTTGHGDRVLFSDLDLVVAPGDVVGLVGVNGAGKSTLLRLLASLEPPESGTVRLSPPTATVGHLPQEPERRPGESVRAFLSRRTGVTAAQAELDEATQGLVDGVAGADDAYSTALDRWLDLGGADLDERAEAVAADLGLGISLDLPMTALSGGQAARAGLASLLLSRYDVFLLDEPTNDLDLDGLERLESFVSGLRAGTVLISHDREFLTRTVTRVVELDLAQQQVNHYGGGYAAYLEERETARRHARAEYDEYADTVSSLEARARTQRAWMEKGVKNARRKAPDNDKIGKAMRTESTEKQAAKARQTQRLIERLDVVDEPRKEWELRMEIAAAPRSGAVVATLRGARVRRGDFAFGPVDLQIDWADRVAITGVNGSGKSTLLAALLGRLPLDEGQASLGPGVVVGEVDQARGLFLGEEPLLEAFGAAVPDLPPAEVRTLLAKFGLRAAHVLRTAATLSPGERTRAALALLQGRGVNLLVLDEPTNHLDLAAIEQLESALASYTGTLLLVTHDRRMLEAVATTRRITVVDGRISES, from the coding sequence ATGACTGCCACCCTCGTCGCCAAAGACCTCACCACCGGACACGGTGACCGTGTCCTCTTCTCCGATCTCGACCTGGTCGTCGCCCCCGGCGACGTGGTCGGGCTGGTCGGCGTCAACGGTGCGGGCAAGTCCACGCTGCTGCGCCTGCTGGCCTCGCTGGAGCCGCCCGAGTCCGGGACGGTGCGGCTGAGCCCGCCGACCGCGACCGTCGGCCACCTCCCGCAGGAGCCGGAGCGCCGTCCGGGCGAGTCGGTGCGGGCCTTCCTGAGCCGCCGGACCGGCGTCACCGCCGCCCAGGCGGAGCTGGACGAGGCCACCCAGGGCCTGGTCGACGGCGTCGCGGGCGCGGACGACGCCTACTCCACCGCACTGGACCGCTGGCTCGACCTCGGCGGCGCGGACCTGGACGAGCGGGCCGAGGCGGTCGCCGCCGACCTGGGCCTCGGCATCAGCCTGGACCTGCCGATGACCGCGCTCTCCGGCGGCCAGGCCGCGCGCGCCGGGCTGGCCTCGCTGCTGCTCAGCCGCTACGACGTGTTCCTCCTCGACGAGCCCACCAACGACCTGGACCTGGACGGCCTGGAGCGGCTGGAGTCCTTCGTCTCCGGCCTCCGCGCCGGCACCGTGCTGATCAGCCACGACCGCGAGTTCCTGACCCGGACGGTCACCCGGGTGGTCGAACTCGACCTGGCCCAGCAGCAGGTGAACCACTACGGCGGCGGCTATGCCGCCTACCTGGAGGAGCGCGAGACCGCCCGTCGGCACGCCCGGGCCGAGTACGACGAGTACGCCGACACGGTCTCCTCGCTGGAGGCCCGCGCCCGCACCCAGCGCGCCTGGATGGAGAAGGGCGTCAAGAACGCCCGCCGCAAGGCCCCCGACAACGACAAGATCGGCAAGGCGATGCGGACCGAGTCGACGGAGAAGCAGGCCGCGAAGGCCCGGCAGACCCAGCGGCTGATCGAACGCCTGGACGTGGTCGACGAGCCCCGCAAGGAGTGGGAGCTGCGGATGGAGATCGCCGCCGCGCCGCGCTCCGGCGCGGTGGTGGCGACCCTGCGCGGGGCCCGGGTCAGGCGCGGCGACTTCGCCTTCGGCCCGGTCGACCTGCAGATCGACTGGGCGGACCGGGTCGCGATCACCGGCGTCAACGGCTCCGGCAAGTCCACACTGCTGGCCGCCCTGCTGGGCCGGCTGCCGCTGGACGAGGGCCAGGCCTCGCTCGGCCCGGGCGTGGTGGTCGGCGAGGTCGACCAGGCGCGCGGACTGTTCCTCGGCGAGGAGCCGCTGCTGGAGGCCTTCGGTGCGGCCGTCCCCGACCTGCCGCCGGCCGAGGTCCGCACCCTGCTCGCCAAGTTCGGGCTGCGCGCCGCGCACGTGCTGCGCACCGCCGCCACCCTGTCCCCCGGCGAGCGCACCCGGGCGGCGCTGGCGCTGCTCCAGGGACGCGGGGTCAACCTGCTGGTCCTGGACGAGCCGACGAACCACCTGGACCTGGCCGCCATCGAGCAGCTGGAGTCCGCGCTGGCCTCCTACACCGGCACCCTGCTGCTGGTCACCCATGACCGGAGGATGCTGGAGGCGGTGGCCACGACCCGCCGGATCACCGTCGTGGACGGCCGGATCAGCGAGAGCTGA
- a CDS encoding winged helix-turn-helix domain-containing protein: MSNVSPLALVSPADLTDFTDLAGLTRLVGPSGPRLRAVPEEQVPAGVYRLPDSLPNPGLVGYLVLVPVGTELDVTAVPAREVPPTVAPEPAAAGPDHAGIVLDRELRSARVDGELLELTYLEFELLAHLTAYPHRVHTRDHLVSAVWGYGHVGDGRTVDVHVARLRRKLGAPYRDSVVTVRRVGYKYVPVSTN; the protein is encoded by the coding sequence ATGTCCAACGTCTCTCCGCTCGCCCTGGTCAGCCCTGCCGACCTGACCGACTTCACCGACCTGGCCGGGCTGACCCGGTTGGTCGGTCCCTCGGGCCCCCGGCTCCGCGCCGTCCCGGAGGAGCAGGTCCCGGCCGGGGTCTACCGGCTCCCGGACTCCCTGCCCAACCCCGGCCTGGTCGGCTACCTGGTGCTGGTACCGGTCGGCACCGAGCTCGACGTGACCGCCGTCCCGGCCCGCGAGGTCCCGCCGACGGTGGCGCCGGAGCCGGCTGCGGCCGGTCCGGACCACGCCGGCATCGTGCTGGACCGGGAGCTGCGCAGCGCCCGGGTGGACGGCGAGCTGCTGGAACTCACTTACTTGGAGTTCGAGTTGCTCGCCCACCTGACCGCGTATCCGCACCGGGTGCACACCCGGGACCACCTGGTCTCCGCCGTCTGGGGCTACGGCCATGTCGGCGACGGGCGCACGGTGGACGTCCACGTCGCCCGGCTGAGGCGCAAGTTGGGCGCGCCCTACCGGGACTCCGTGGTGACCGTGCGCCGCGTCGGCTACAAGTACGTTCCGGTCAGCACGAACTGA
- a CDS encoding MBL fold metallo-hydrolase, protein MMRRARVGAIAVALGAVAAGTAAWVAREIPAAMGGDPTRGERGERMRNSPRYRDGVFHNPPSAVRAHETPAGRTIVRELLFGKELRHPSQPIPLVRDVTAEGPASQTLAVTWLGHSTTLVEIEGARVLFDPVWSERCSPTQSVGPRRMHRPPLEIAELPPIDVVVISHDHYDHLDMHSVQEIAAEQPDVRFLVPLGVGAHLERWGIERYRFAELDWEQEARIGELRVVCTSAHHFSGRGFANNGTLWSSWAIIGAEHRVFYSGDSGYFDGFRETGAAYGPFDLSLVQIGAYSEHWQDIHMTPEEGVSTHLDVRAGLMVPVHWGTFVLGLHDWSEPVERLCVDADERGARIAVPRPGERVEVADPPKLDHWWRAVV, encoded by the coding sequence ATGATGCGGCGGGCACGAGTGGGCGCCATCGCGGTGGCGCTGGGCGCGGTGGCGGCAGGGACGGCGGCATGGGTCGCCCGGGAGATCCCCGCGGCGATGGGCGGCGACCCGACCCGGGGCGAGCGCGGGGAGCGGATGCGGAACTCGCCGCGCTACCGGGACGGGGTCTTCCACAACCCCCCGAGCGCGGTGCGGGCGCACGAGACCCCGGCCGGTCGGACGATCGTGCGCGAACTGCTGTTCGGCAAGGAGCTGCGCCACCCCTCGCAGCCGATTCCGCTGGTCAGGGACGTCACCGCCGAAGGCCCGGCCTCGCAGACGCTCGCGGTCACCTGGCTCGGGCACTCGACCACCCTGGTCGAGATCGAGGGTGCCCGGGTGCTGTTCGACCCGGTGTGGAGCGAGCGCTGCTCGCCGACCCAGTCGGTCGGGCCGCGCCGGATGCACCGGCCGCCGCTGGAGATCGCCGAGCTGCCGCCGATCGACGTGGTGGTGATCTCGCACGACCACTACGACCACCTCGACATGCACAGCGTCCAGGAGATCGCGGCCGAGCAGCCGGACGTCCGCTTCCTGGTGCCGCTGGGCGTCGGCGCCCATCTGGAGCGCTGGGGCATCGAGCGGTACCGGTTCGCCGAGCTGGACTGGGAGCAGGAGGCCCGGATCGGCGAGCTCCGGGTGGTCTGCACCTCCGCGCACCACTTCTCCGGGCGCGGCTTCGCCAACAACGGGACGCTCTGGAGCTCCTGGGCGATCATCGGCGCGGAGCACCGGGTCTTCTACAGCGGCGACTCCGGCTACTTCGACGGCTTCCGCGAGACCGGCGCCGCCTACGGGCCCTTCGACCTGTCGCTGGTGCAGATCGGCGCCTACAGCGAGCACTGGCAGGACATCCACATGACGCCCGAGGAGGGCGTCAGCACCCACCTGGACGTCCGGGCCGGCCTGATGGTCCCGGTGCACTGGGGGACCTTCGTGCTCGGTCTGCACGACTGGTCCGAGCCGGTCGAGCGGCTGTGCGTGGACGCGGACGAGCGGGGCGCGCGGATCGCCGTCCCCCGGCCGGGCGAGCGGGTCGAGGTGGCGGACCCGCCGAAGCTGGACCACTGGTGGCGCGCCGTGGTCTGA
- a CDS encoding ATP-binding protein: MHDPESVPVPATASAPPPPPPAPAPPAPGVEGVWRFAAPAVEVSVPQARHAVRDLLIAQGLSGPAHAELFDGLLLIVSELVTNAVRHAALLSPQIVVEVVIGGGWVRLSVEDSHPYRPKALQNDFGRTGGRGLLLVKAVSTGAGGLCDVERTAGGGKIVWASMPLASSATGPATARPGTSRPGTTGPGATVPSPGRYP, from the coding sequence ATGCACGACCCCGAATCCGTTCCCGTTCCGGCCACCGCGTCCGCGCCACCGCCGCCACCACCGGCTCCCGCGCCGCCCGCACCCGGGGTCGAGGGGGTGTGGCGCTTCGCCGCCCCGGCGGTGGAGGTGTCCGTCCCGCAGGCCCGGCACGCGGTGCGCGACCTGCTGATCGCCCAGGGGCTGAGCGGCCCGGCCCATGCCGAGCTGTTCGACGGCCTGCTGCTGATCGTCTCCGAGCTGGTCACCAACGCGGTCCGGCACGCGGCGCTGCTCTCGCCGCAGATCGTGGTCGAGGTGGTGATCGGCGGGGGCTGGGTGCGGCTCTCCGTGGAGGACAGCCACCCCTACCGGCCGAAGGCGCTGCAGAACGACTTCGGCCGGACCGGGGGACGCGGACTGCTGCTGGTGAAGGCGGTCAGCACGGGGGCCGGCGGCCTCTGCGACGTGGAGCGGACGGCCGGCGGCGGCAAGATCGTCTGGGCCTCGATGCCGCTGGCGTCCAGCGCCACGGGCCCGGCCACGGCCCGCCCGGGCACGAGCCGCCCGGGGACGACCGGCCCGGGCGCGACCGTGCCGTCACCCGGCCGGTATCCCTGA
- a CDS encoding carbohydrate-binding protein has translation MSIVGANTAAYAAADAPYGGTAAAVPGTVQAENYDTGGQGTAYSVTAVNGSGNSYRSDGVDLEATTDTGGGYDLGWTGAGQWFKYTVNAAAAGTYAVSLRLAAPTAVTDALHIANAAGTNLSGSIAAPATGGYQTWTTVTTTVTLTAGAQTLTLDQDNPGWNINYLTFANSDAPYGGTAAALPGTVQAENYDTGGQGTAYSVTAVNGSGNSYRSDGVDLEATTDTGGGYDLGWTGAGQWFNYTVNAATAGTYTVSLRLAAPTAVTDALHIANAAGTNLSGNINTPATGGYQTWTTVTTTVTLPAGQQTLRLDQDNPGWNINYLTFATSGSGTPPPATGGSLGSNVIVFTPSEPEATIQSELTSLGSQQNPNQFGTQRYELLFEPGTYGTAASPLDFQVGYYEAVAGLGQNPGQTVINGTIDSYNQCPGGVQTNCNATDNFWRSITNLTINVAGLTGCFAGDEVWASSQDSPLRRVDINGNTTLMDFCDGSPDYASGGYIGDSDLNGTVTNGSQQQYFTQDTTVGSWSNAVWNQVFCGAPGAPAQSFAGNSGDSGGPASYTTLANCPVSEQEPYLYQDSSGNYDVFVPSVQSNTSGPSWSGGSTPGTSLSVNNTFYVVNASSTITQINAALAAGDNLLFTPGVYSYASAINVTKADTKIIGLGFATLIPTAGNVTMNVADVPGVNVSGLIFDAGPVNSPVLLQVGAAGSTANNAADPVTVDDVSFRIGGAEAGSATTSFVDDSNNSIIDDVWAWRADHGTGVGWTANTGANGLIVNGNSVSAYGLAVEHYQGYEVEWNGQNGELLFFQNENPYDVPSQSAWMSSSTQDGYPAIYVPNSVTSFTGYGLGSYSYFDQGVAIENAMAFQVPTTSGIHMNDLLTVFLNGSGGIASVVDGTGAAVSSTNIGPSDVVSFN, from the coding sequence GTGAGCATCGTCGGTGCGAACACTGCGGCGTATGCTGCTGCCGATGCCCCGTACGGGGGTACGGCGGCGGCGGTGCCGGGGACGGTGCAGGCGGAGAACTACGACACCGGCGGTCAGGGCACGGCCTACAGCGTCACCGCCGTCAACGGCTCCGGCAACAGCTACCGCTCCGACGGCGTCGACCTGGAGGCCACCACCGACACCGGCGGCGGCTACGACCTGGGCTGGACCGGGGCCGGACAGTGGTTCAAGTACACCGTCAACGCCGCGGCGGCGGGCACCTACGCGGTCAGCCTGCGGCTCGCCGCACCCACCGCCGTCACCGACGCCCTCCACATCGCCAACGCCGCCGGAACCAACCTCAGCGGGAGCATCGCCGCCCCGGCCACCGGCGGCTACCAGACATGGACCACCGTCACCACCACCGTGACCCTGACCGCCGGTGCCCAGACGCTGACGCTGGACCAGGACAACCCCGGCTGGAACATCAACTACCTCACCTTCGCCAACTCCGATGCCCCGTACGGCGGTACGGCGGCAGCGCTGCCGGGCACCGTGCAGGCAGAGAACTACGACACCGGCGGCCAGGGCACCGCCTACAGCGTCACCGCCGTCAACGGCTCCGGCAACAGCTACCGCTCCGACGGCGTCGACCTGGAGGCCACCACCGACACCGGCGGCGGCTACGACCTGGGCTGGACCGGAGCCGGACAGTGGTTCAACTACACCGTCAACGCCGCCACCGCAGGCACCTACACCGTCAGCCTGCGCCTGGCCGCACCCACCGCCGTCACCGACGCCCTCCACATCGCCAACGCCGCCGGAACCAACCTCAGCGGAAACATCAACACCCCCGCCACCGGCGGCTACCAGACCTGGACCACCGTCACCACCACCGTCACCCTGCCCGCCGGCCAACAAACCCTCAGACTCGACCAGGACAACCCCGGCTGGAACATCAACTACCTCACCTTCGCCACCTCCGGCAGCGGCACGCCCCCGCCGGCCACCGGCGGCAGCCTCGGCTCGAACGTGATCGTGTTCACCCCGAGCGAGCCGGAGGCCACGATCCAGAGCGAGTTGACCAGCCTGGGCAGCCAGCAGAACCCGAACCAGTTCGGCACCCAGCGCTACGAGCTACTCTTCGAGCCCGGCACCTACGGCACCGCGGCCAGTCCGCTGGACTTCCAGGTCGGCTACTACGAGGCGGTCGCGGGCCTGGGCCAGAACCCCGGCCAGACCGTGATCAACGGCACCATCGACTCCTACAACCAGTGCCCCGGCGGCGTGCAGACCAACTGCAACGCCACCGACAACTTCTGGCGCTCCATCACCAACCTGACCATCAACGTCGCCGGTCTGACCGGCTGCTTCGCCGGCGACGAGGTATGGGCGTCCTCGCAGGACTCCCCGCTGCGTCGGGTGGACATCAACGGCAACACGACCCTGATGGACTTCTGCGACGGCTCGCCGGACTACGCCTCGGGCGGCTACATCGGTGACTCGGACCTGAACGGCACGGTCACCAACGGCTCGCAGCAGCAGTACTTCACCCAGGACACCACGGTCGGCAGCTGGAGCAACGCCGTGTGGAACCAGGTGTTCTGCGGCGCCCCGGGCGCCCCGGCGCAGAGCTTCGCCGGCAACTCCGGTGACAGTGGCGGCCCGGCCTCCTACACCACGCTGGCCAACTGCCCGGTCTCCGAGCAGGAGCCCTACCTGTACCAGGACTCCTCGGGCAACTACGACGTGTTCGTCCCCTCGGTCCAGTCCAACACCAGCGGCCCGTCCTGGTCCGGCGGCAGCACCCCGGGCACCTCGCTCTCGGTGAACAACACCTTCTACGTCGTCAACGCGTCCAGCACCATCACGCAGATCAACGCGGCGCTGGCTGCGGGCGACAACCTGCTGTTCACCCCGGGTGTGTACAGCTACGCCTCGGCGATCAACGTGACCAAGGCGGACACGAAGATCATCGGCCTCGGCTTCGCCACCCTGATCCCGACCGCCGGCAACGTGACGATGAACGTGGCGGACGTGCCGGGCGTCAATGTCTCCGGCCTGATCTTCGACGCCGGACCGGTCAACTCCCCGGTCCTGCTGCAGGTCGGCGCAGCGGGCTCGACGGCGAACAACGCCGCCGACCCGGTGACCGTCGACGACGTCTCCTTCCGGATCGGCGGCGCGGAGGCCGGCTCGGCGACCACCAGTTTCGTCGACGACAGCAACAACTCGATCATCGACGACGTGTGGGCCTGGCGGGCCGACCACGGCACCGGCGTGGGCTGGACGGCCAATACCGGCGCCAACGGCCTGATCGTCAATGGCAACAGCGTCTCCGCGTACGGCCTGGCCGTCGAGCACTACCAGGGCTACGAGGTCGAGTGGAACGGCCAGAACGGCGAGCTGCTCTTCTTCCAGAACGAGAACCCGTACGACGTGCCGTCCCAGTCCGCCTGGATGTCCAGTTCGACGCAGGACGGCTACCCGGCCATCTACGTCCCCAACAGCGTCACCAGCTTCACCGGTTACGGCCTGGGCAGCTACTCCTACTTCGACCAGGGCGTCGCGATCGAGAACGCCATGGCGTTCCAGGTCCCGACCACCTCGGGCATTCATATGAACGACCTGCTGACCGTGTTCCTCAACGGCTCCGGCGGGATCGCCTCCGTGGTCGACGGCACCGGCGCGGCGGTGAGCTCCACCAATATCGGCCCCAGCGATGTGGTCTCGTTCAACTGA
- a CDS encoding M20/M25/M40 family metallo-hydrolase has protein sequence MAAVGAVGSEGATVDGTRRGEEAVRFTSELIRIDTTNRGGGDCKERPAAEYAAERLAEAGLSPLVLESAPGRANVVARIGGSEPELPALLVHGHLDVVPAQAEDWSVHPFSGEIRDGVVWGRGAVDMKGMDAMMLAVVRAWAREGRMPRRDIVLCFTADEEDSAAAGSDWLVRHHPELFEGCTEGISESGAYTVHTAAGQRLYPVGAGERGTGWLRLEARGTAGHGSKPNPANAVTRLSAAMTRIGEHRWPVRITPTVRAALLALGAATGVPLSAAEVDDPAFDADGYLARLDPAAAKLVVATVRNSSNPTVLQAGYKTNVIPGLATGQVDGRTLPGFAAEFEAALDALTGPDVDWSYLHQETALTAPVDSPTFAAMAESLLAHDPGAAVVPFCMSGGTDAKQFSRLGIVGYGFSPLRLPPGYDFQGLFHGVDERVPAEALQFGAAVLDDFLTTVG, from the coding sequence ATGGCAGCGGTAGGCGCAGTGGGCAGCGAGGGCGCGACGGTGGACGGGACGCGGCGCGGCGAGGAGGCGGTGCGCTTCACCTCGGAGCTGATCCGGATCGACACCACCAACCGCGGCGGCGGCGACTGCAAGGAGCGGCCGGCGGCCGAGTACGCGGCCGAGCGGCTGGCCGAGGCCGGGCTCTCGCCGCTGGTGCTGGAGTCCGCGCCCGGCCGCGCCAATGTGGTCGCCCGGATCGGCGGCAGCGAGCCGGAACTGCCGGCGCTGCTGGTCCACGGCCATCTGGACGTGGTCCCGGCGCAGGCCGAGGACTGGAGCGTGCATCCGTTCAGCGGTGAGATCCGCGACGGCGTGGTGTGGGGACGCGGCGCCGTCGACATGAAGGGCATGGACGCGATGATGCTCGCCGTCGTCCGCGCCTGGGCCCGCGAGGGCCGGATGCCGCGCCGCGACATCGTGCTCTGCTTCACCGCCGACGAGGAGGACAGTGCGGCGGCCGGTTCCGACTGGCTGGTCCGGCACCACCCCGAGCTCTTCGAGGGCTGCACCGAGGGGATCAGCGAGTCCGGCGCCTACACCGTCCACACCGCGGCCGGGCAGCGGCTCTACCCGGTCGGCGCGGGGGAGCGCGGCACCGGCTGGCTGCGGCTGGAGGCCAGGGGCACCGCCGGACACGGCTCCAAGCCGAATCCGGCCAACGCGGTGACCAGGCTCTCGGCCGCGATGACCCGGATCGGCGAGCACCGCTGGCCGGTGCGGATCACCCCGACCGTCCGGGCCGCACTGCTGGCCCTGGGCGCCGCGACCGGGGTGCCGCTGAGCGCCGCCGAGGTCGACGACCCGGCCTTCGACGCCGACGGCTACCTGGCCCGGCTGGACCCGGCGGCGGCCAAGCTGGTCGTCGCGACCGTCCGCAACAGCTCCAACCCGACCGTGCTGCAGGCCGGCTACAAGACCAATGTGATCCCCGGACTGGCCACCGGCCAGGTCGACGGGCGGACCCTGCCCGGCTTCGCGGCGGAGTTCGAGGCCGCGCTGGACGCGCTCACCGGCCCCGACGTCGACTGGTCCTACCTGCACCAGGAGACCGCGCTGACCGCGCCGGTCGACTCGCCGACCTTCGCGGCGATGGCGGAGAGCCTGCTGGCGCACGACCCGGGCGCGGCGGTCGTCCCCTTCTGCATGTCGGGCGGCACCGACGCCAAGCAGTTCTCCCGGCTCGGTATCGTCGGCTACGGCTTCTCGCCGCTGCGGCTGCCGCCGGGCTACGACTTCCAGGGCCTGTTCCACGGCGTGGACGAACGGGTCCCGGCGGAGGCGCTGCAGTTCGGCGCGGCGGTACTGGACGACTTCCTGACCACGGTCGGCTGA
- a CDS encoding acyl-CoA desaturase: MPPTAADSTVRGTVDPGAAVRGAARAVGADEFSPLLRSVRAAGLLERRTGWYARSIALNLLLLAATWAGVLLVGGSWWVLALALPAAVLGGRTAFLGHDAGHQQIAAGRRVNRVIGLVHGNLLLGMGVGWWTDKHNRHHANPNHIDKDPDVGVGALVWTQHQAAERVGFARWMTRHQAKLFFPLLLLEGVALKVSGIQHLRHQSPRERLVEGSLLAIHLVGYTALLLCAMNPLHALAFAALHHALFGLHLGSAFAPNHKGMEMPDPDGDRWGHLRRQVLTSRNVRGGPFTDFFLGGLNYQIDHHLFPSMPRPNLRAAQPLIRAHCARLGLPYTETGLVESYRQGLAHMHEVGAELRS, from the coding sequence ATGCCGCCAACGGCCGCCGACAGCACCGTCCGAGGCACGGTCGACCCAGGTGCGGCCGTCCGGGGCGCAGCGCGCGCCGTGGGCGCCGACGAGTTCAGTCCGCTGCTGCGCAGCGTGCGGGCGGCCGGTCTGCTGGAGCGGCGCACCGGCTGGTACGCCCGCAGCATTGCCCTCAACCTGCTGCTGCTCGCCGCGACCTGGGCCGGAGTGCTGCTGGTCGGCGGCTCCTGGTGGGTGCTCGCGCTGGCCCTGCCGGCCGCCGTGCTCGGCGGTCGGACCGCCTTCCTCGGGCACGATGCCGGGCACCAGCAGATCGCCGCCGGCCGCCGGGTGAACCGGGTCATCGGGCTGGTGCACGGCAACCTGCTGCTGGGGATGGGCGTCGGCTGGTGGACCGACAAGCACAACCGCCACCACGCCAATCCCAACCACATCGACAAGGATCCGGACGTGGGCGTCGGCGCCCTGGTCTGGACCCAGCACCAGGCCGCCGAACGGGTCGGCTTCGCCCGCTGGATGACACGTCATCAGGCCAAGCTGTTCTTCCCGCTGCTGCTGCTCGAAGGCGTCGCGCTGAAGGTCTCCGGCATCCAGCACCTGCGGCACCAGTCCCCGCGCGAGCGGCTGGTCGAGGGGTCGCTGCTGGCGATCCACCTGGTCGGCTACACGGCGCTGCTGCTGTGCGCGATGAACCCGCTGCACGCCCTCGCCTTCGCGGCGCTGCACCACGCCCTGTTCGGCCTGCACCTCGGCTCCGCCTTCGCGCCCAACCACAAGGGCATGGAGATGCCCGACCCGGACGGCGACCGCTGGGGCCATCTCCGCCGCCAGGTGCTGACCTCGCGCAACGTCCGCGGCGGCCCGTTCACCGACTTCTTCCTGGGCGGCCTCAACTACCAGATCGACCACCACCTCTTCCCGAGCATGCCGCGCCCCAACCTGCGCGCCGCCCAGCCGTTGATCCGCGCCCACTGCGCCCGACTCGGCCTCCCCTACACCGAGACCGGCCTGGTCGAGTCCTACCGGCAGGGCCTGGCCCACATGCACGAGGTCGGCGCGGAGCTCCGTTCCTGA